In the genome of Bacillus thuringiensis, the window TTTTATTCATAGAAAAATGTATAGACTTAAAATATCCCTTTCGTGTATGGGTATATTTCAAAGTCCTGTGCGTATATTTCTGTAACTAAATCTATAGTTTCTTTATCATAAAAGCTTTCGTATGTTGGAAATCGGGGAAATTCTGTATCTGTAATGCTAAGTTCTGCATAGCTTCCTGCATAAATCATCTTGTGGGCGCGATGATGATCTGAATTTGTAAGAAGTGCTAAATTGGATTTTATCAAATCGTACGTGTGTTCTATTTTGGTGATTTGTGCATTAAAATCTTCTAAAGGAATATAACATTGGATGAAGCTTTCTGCACCAGGGATGTATTGCTGGCTAAAATGTATATCTATTGCTAGGGAATTGGAACCAAATGCCTGAACGTAATATAAAAATTGTTTAAATGATATTCCTTGATTACTATATTTGTCATTATAAAAATAATGACGAATACTTTCCCATTGTGGGCTAGCATATGGATTATCAGCAAGTAATAAAAATGAGCTGACAGCTCTTGTATAGGGATTTCGCACAAGTTTACAAACATCCTTTTTACCTTCTAGAAGACCATTTTGTAATTCTGGTATGTAATTTATATTGTTCTTATACACCCAGAACTCATAGTAATGAATAAAGTCATTGTATTTCTTTGCTTCAGTAAACAATCCAATTTGAAAAAAGAACCAATTAGCTAATGCGGTGCATCCACTTCTATGACTCCAAAATAGTATAAGGGGAAAGTCTTTATGGTAATGCGGAATTCGATCTTTATGTAGAATTACATGATTTAAAAGTTCTTGATTTATATTTCTCATGAGTTTAGCACTCCTTTTTTGAGAACCTTGTGTATGTAGAAGTTTTTTTATGGGTTAAACAAGTGAGGATTGTTTATTAAATATATTCATGGGGATGAGTAAATATTATGAGTGTTTTTGCAGTCAGCCTGAATAAGGAAGCTATTCTAAAATGAAAATAGAAAATAAAGATAATGAAAAATTATAATAAACATACAATGATAAGAGGATGAATAATAGAAATGATCAAGTCATTTGTTTATATTTTTAGGTTTGACGAAGGGGAAAATTTATACTAGAGAGATGATATTATGAGGAAGAATAATTATTTAATAGTAGGTGGAAATAGTTTCATTGGTATCAACCTCGCATTGGGTTTATTGAAACAGGGGCAAAATGTAAAAGTATTTTCCAGACATATAAATAATTTCCCTCAAAATATTATAAGTGAAGTTGAATTTATTAAAGGTGATTTAGAAAATGTTGAGGATATATATAAAGCTTTAGTGAATATAGATATTATTATTTATTTAGCTGCGACGTCTAACGTAGCAACTTCAATTGAAGATGTTTTCGGCGATATTAATAGTAGTCTATTTTTTCTTAATTTCATGGAAAGTGTTAAAGATTTTCGTATTAAAAAAATTATATTAGCTTCTTCGGGAGGC includes:
- a CDS encoding sulfotransferase family 2 domain-containing protein; translated protein: MRNINQELLNHVILHKDRIPHYHKDFPLILFWSHRSGCTALANWFFFQIGLFTEAKKYNDFIHYYEFWVYKNNINYIPELQNGLLEGKKDVCKLVRNPYTRAVSSFLLLADNPYASPQWESIRHYFYNDKYSNQGISFKQFLYYVQAFGSNSLAIDIHFSQQYIPGAESFIQCYIPLEDFNAQITKIEHTYDLIKSNLALLTNSDHHRAHKMIYAGSYAELSITDTEFPRFPTYESFYDKETIDLVTEIYAQDFEIYPYTKGIF